One genomic window of Equus caballus isolate H_3958 breed thoroughbred chromosome 6, TB-T2T, whole genome shotgun sequence includes the following:
- the LOC111772191 gene encoding small integral membrane protein 30-like, whose translation MTSVSTQLLLILIKLFLVLPVVEVAQARDAATLLLDTVLSIIDICTCWSVHA comes from the coding sequence ATGACCTCAGTTTCAACGCAATTACTATTAATCCTTATTAAACTGTTTTTGGTGCTGCCTGTTGTTGAAGTAGCACAAGCCAGAGATGCAGCCACTCTCTTGTTAGATACGGTTCTCAGCATTATAGACATTTGTACTTGTTGGAGTGTACATGCATGA